From a single Solenopsis invicta isolate M01_SB chromosome 4, UNIL_Sinv_3.0, whole genome shotgun sequence genomic region:
- the LOC120357486 gene encoding activity-regulated cytoskeleton associated protein 2-like: protein MLDPPAINIAAPEPTAPTESEPPAKVMNQIRKWGCHFDGKDPVSFLERIEELQAEYGYDGALLLRGLPEMLRGDALLWYRNNRTAWGTWQEFLGEFREYYLPRRYFSQLRRDIQARTQAPDEPYRKYATDVLTMMRRDGSYVEEEQLDFLYDNMHPRYKLYVRRDDVHRATELLRRISSQCRERQSASKPSANSAATAYDKNECCWWCNQRGHTRFECRRATRKFCSLCGKDNIQGVR from the coding sequence ATGCTCGACCCGCCCGCGATCAACATTGCCGCACCGGAACCGACCGCACCGACCGAAAGCGAACCCCCCGCGAAAGTAATGAATCAAATACGAAAATGGGGGTGTCACTTTGATGGGAAGGACCCGGTGTCCTTCCTGGAACGTATCGAGGAGTTACAAGCCGAATACGGATACGACGGCGCGTTGCTCCTTCGCGGACTACCAGAGATGCTACGGGGAGACGCGCTCCTCTGGTATCGTAACAACCGGACCGCGTGGGGGACGTGGCAGGAGTTCCTCGGAGAATTTCGTGAGTACTACCTGCCGCGCCGTTATTTTTCCCAGCTACGACGGGACATTCAAGCCCGAACGCAGGCTCCGGACGAGCCGTACCGAAAGTACGCGACCGATGTACTCACGATGATGCGTCGCGACGGGAGTTACGTAGAGGAGGAGCAGCTCGACTTCCTCTACGACAATATGCACCCTAGATACAAACTATACGTCCGTCGCGACGACGTCCACCGCGCCACCGAATTGCTGCGACGCATCAGCTCACAATGCCGCGAACGTCAATCCGCGTCGAAACCGTCCGCGAATTCCGCTGCCACCGCCTACGACAAGAACGAATGCTGCTGGTGGTGCAACCAGCGCGGCCACACGCGATTCGAATGCCGCCGCGCAACCCGAAAATTCTGTTCCCTATGCGGGAAAGACAACATACaaggtgtcaggtaa
- the LOC120357563 gene encoding uncharacterized protein LOC120357563 isoform X2, producing the protein MSNVSWTGTFVNKITKIKTKPNDILVSFDVVSLFTNVPVQDTLDIIKKSDKLPANFVPLIEHYLTSTYFQFQREFFEQTSGAAMGSPVSPIIANIFMEHLKGKILKKTPFKPSTWFRYVDDTFVIWSHGKETLPPFLAFLNAQQLNIKFTMEVEQKNQIPFLDV; encoded by the exons ATGTCCAACGTATCCTGGACCGGGACA TTTGTGAACAAAATTACAAAGATCAAAACAAAACCCAATGACATACTGGTAAGTTTTGATGTGGTTTCATTGTTCACAAATGTCCCGGTCCAGGATACGTTGGACATTATCAAAAAGTCTGACAAACTGCCGGCCAACTTCGTCCCACTAATAGAACATTACCTAACTTCGACCTATTTCCAGTTTCAAAGAGAGTTCTTTGAACAAACCTCTGGAGCAGCAATGGGATCCCCTGTTTCACCCATTATTGCGAACATTTTCATGGAACATCTCAAAggcaaaattctgaaaaaaacacCCTTCAAACCTTCCACATGGTTCCGATACGTAGATGACACATTTGTTATATGGAGCCACGGCAAAGAAACTCTCCCACCCTTCCTCGCTTTTCTCAACGCCCAACAACTAAACATTAAGTTTACAATGGAGGTAGAACAGAAGAACCAAATTCCCTTCCTAGACGTGTAG
- the LOC120357563 gene encoding uncharacterized protein LOC120357563 isoform X1 has translation MSNVSWTGTFVNNENTSKLTGHNGSHIKNSIDFVNKITKIKTKPNDILVSFDVVSLFTNVPVQDTLDIIKKSDKLPANFVPLIEHYLTSTYFQFQREFFEQTSGAAMGSPVSPIIANIFMEHLKGKILKKTPFKPSTWFRYVDDTFVIWSHGKETLPPFLAFLNAQQLNIKFTMEVEQKNQIPFLDV, from the exons ATGTCCAACGTATCCTGGACCGGGACATTTGTGAACAATGAAAACACATCAAAACTTAC TGGTCACAATGGATCTCACATCAAGAATTCTATTGATTTTGTGAACAAAATTACAAAGATCAAAACAAAACCCAATGACATACTGGTAAGTTTTGATGTGGTTTCATTGTTCACAAATGTCCCGGTCCAGGATACGTTGGACATTATCAAAAAGTCTGACAAACTGCCGGCCAACTTCGTCCCACTAATAGAACATTACCTAACTTCGACCTATTTCCAGTTTCAAAGAGAGTTCTTTGAACAAACCTCTGGAGCAGCAATGGGATCCCCTGTTTCACCCATTATTGCGAACATTTTCATGGAACATCTCAAAggcaaaattctgaaaaaaacacCCTTCAAACCTTCCACATGGTTCCGATACGTAGATGACACATTTGTTATATGGAGCCACGGCAAAGAAACTCTCCCACCCTTCCTCGCTTTTCTCAACGCCCAACAACTAAACATTAAGTTTACAATGGAGGTAGAACAGAAGAACCAAATTCCCTTCCTAGACGTGTAG
- the LOC120357487 gene encoding uncharacterized protein LOC120357487 has product MTAVLPYLQGTTERIGRLLSKHNIRVIFKPQKKIAQLLPNPKDQRPSLETSGVYKISCVCGKVYIGETGRKISTRIKEHQRCAKYSHFSQSVLAEHWMETGHAVQYDKSTMLVPSQGYFARKYREGLEILKHPDNLNRDKSLQVKPIWHTVLPGFLIDRPVNQKRSD; this is encoded by the coding sequence atgacGGCTGTCCTTCCGTATCTTCAAGGTACAACAGAGCGCATAGGCAGACTTTTGAGTAAGCATAACATCAGAGTAATCTTCAAACCCCAgaagaaaattgctcaattactcCCTAACCCCAAAGATCAAAGACCAAGCTTGGAAACCTCAGGTGTGTACAAGATATCTTGCGTCTGCGGAAAAGTGTACATAGGAGAAACCGGGAGAAAGATCAGTACACGGATCAAGGAACACCAGAGGTGTGCCAAATACAGCCACTTTTCACAATCAGTCTTGGCGGAACATTGGATGGAGACTGGACATGCCGTGCAGTATGATAAGTCTACTATGTTGGTCCCGTCACAAGGCTACTTTGCCAGAAAATATCGGGAAGGTCTGGAAATCTTAAAACATCCTGACAACCTCAACCGCGACAAAAGCCTTCAAGTAAAACCTATTTGGCATACCGTTCTCCCAGGTTTTTTAATTGACCGACCGGTCAATCAAAAACGCTCCGATTGA